GGTGTAGCAGTGGCTTTATCCACCGATGCAAATCCGGGATCTTCTCCAACGATTTCACTTCCATTCATTATGAATTTAGGCTGCTTAAAAATGGGTATGACACCGGAGGAAGTATTGACAGCGACTACCATTAATGCCGCTCACGCAATTGGGTGCGCATCAGAAGTCGGAAGTCTTGAATCGGGAAAAAAAGCGGATGTCACCATTTTTGATGTGCCAAACTATCTCACATTATCGTATAAATATGGAATGAATCACGTGGATACGGTTGTAAAAGCTGGGATTCCGTTAGTAAGAGGAGGGCAGTTGCAATGAGCAGCTACCCGTATCCAATGTTAGACAAACCGAGTATGATCTGGTCTCGTCAAACGGATAAAAGTAAAGATATAAAAGTACATGAATGGATTGAAACGGCAGGGGAAGCCGAACCTAATTGGGAAGATTATGACGTGACTATTCTAGGAGTCCCTCTTTCAAAATCATCCATCAGTACTTCTGCTGCTAGTGAAAACCCGGAAGCAATGAGGCAGGCGTGGAAGGCATTTAGTACCTATAACTTGGATGAAGAAATCGACTTGGCTCAGCTAAAGGCTATCGACCTTGGAAATGTAAAGCAACATGTGACTAATATTGAATATACACATCAACAAATCCAAGACGCTATGGTCGCTATGCGAACGAACCATCCACATACATTGCCAATTTCAATGGGCGGCGATCATTCCATTACAGCGATGCTGGTCAAGGGCTGGAAGCAAGCCCATCCGAATGAAAATATTGGGATACTGCAGTTAGACACGCACTTTGATTTGAGAGACCCTAAATTAATCGGCCCAGCGAACGGCACACCAATACGCAACCTGATTGAAAGTGAAACCATTCAGGGAAACCACGTCCATAATATCGGATTGCATGGTTTTTTTAACGCTAAGGAACTTAAGGATTTCGCAGACAAAGCTGGACTTCACTATACAACGATGAAACAGGCAAGAAAAAAGGGAATTTCTAATGCTATCAATTATGCTTTACATCAATTGGAAGAAGAAGTAGATACCATTTATTTGACTGTAGATATGGATGTGTTAGATATCGTACATGGCCCGGCAGCTCCAGCAGCAACACCGGGAGGAATGTACTCAGAGGAATTGTTTGAAGCTGTTCAAATTGCCGGACAACACATCAAAGTAAAGGCTATGGATATTGTTTGTTTAGACCCGAGAAAAGACGTTGGAGAACAATCAGTCAAAAGCGCTGTCCATACTATGCTGTCTTTTTTAACGGGATATTGTAAAAGGTGAGGGATAATTAAGATCCCTCTCCTATTAAAAATATTTCTATATGGGGAGGCATTTATATGGAAAATCATCAAAAGAAGTCCCCGGCTGAGTACCAAGAACAGCAATGGACGAGCAATTTATTAAAATTTATTGTTTTTAGTCTAATCGGTATTTTTACTTTTTTTATTCCAATTAAGGTAAATGGAACTACTTCTATTGCTCTCGATCATTTCGTTACCTATATTCAAACGACATTTACTGCTTTTGTTCCATACTATGTATTACTAGTTATTATTTCTGGAGCGGTCTATCCTTTTATTAATCATTCATGGAATAAAGATTTGGCTAATATAATTTTATCCATTTTTAAAATTTTCGGGGCTGTCGTTGCTGTTATGCTTGTTTTCCAATTTGGTCCTCATTGGCTG
This DNA window, taken from Alteribacillus bidgolensis, encodes the following:
- a CDS encoding agmatinase family protein gives rise to the protein MSSYPYPMLDKPSMIWSRQTDKSKDIKVHEWIETAGEAEPNWEDYDVTILGVPLSKSSISTSAASENPEAMRQAWKAFSTYNLDEEIDLAQLKAIDLGNVKQHVTNIEYTHQQIQDAMVAMRTNHPHTLPISMGGDHSITAMLVKGWKQAHPNENIGILQLDTHFDLRDPKLIGPANGTPIRNLIESETIQGNHVHNIGLHGFFNAKELKDFADKAGLHYTTMKQARKKGISNAINYALHQLEEEVDTIYLTVDMDVLDIVHGPAAPAATPGGMYSEELFEAVQIAGQHIKVKAMDIVCLDPRKDVGEQSVKSAVHTMLSFLTGYCKR